One Natator depressus isolate rNatDep1 chromosome 5, rNatDep2.hap1, whole genome shotgun sequence DNA segment encodes these proteins:
- the TYRP1 gene encoding 5,6-dihydroxyindole-2-carboxylic acid oxidase, with amino-acid sequence MQHSMLLCFFLPPLLTLLSQARAQFPRQCATVDALRSGECCPDLSPEFGPGTDRCGSSSGRGQCVPVIADSRPHGPQYMHDGQDDREQWPLRFFNRTCSCNGNFSSYDCGSCRPGWSGAACNQQIRTVRRNLLDLSAEERNNFVNALHQAKTTIHPDIVIATRRHEEILGPDGNTPQFENVSIYNYFVWSHYYSVRKTFLGAGQQSFGGVDFSHEGPAFLTWHRYHLLQLERDMQEMLQDPSFALPYWNFATGGNTCDICTDDLMGARSNFDISLISQNSIFSQWRVLCENLEDYDTLGTICNSTEGGPIRRNPAGNVARPMVQRLPEPQDVALCLEVGLFDTPPFYSNSTDSFRNTVEGYSDPSGKYDPTVRSLHNLAHLFLNGTGGQTHLSPNDPIFVFLHTFTDAVFDEWLRRHNPDISIYPLENAPIGHNRQYNMVPFWPPVTNNEMFVPAPENLGYSYDVQWPSRALQVTEFITIAIVTALILVAIIFAGATCIVHARKNKDELHQPLLTDQYDRYSDDYDSIPTPGQSVV; translated from the exons ATGCAGCACTCCATGCTGCTGTGCTTCTTCTTGCCACCACTCCTTACCCTGCTCAGCCAAGCTAGAGCTCAGTTCCCACGCCAATGTGCTACGGTTGATGCCTTGAGAAGTGGCGAGTGTTGTCCGGATTTGTCTCCGGAGTTCGGGCCCGGTACGGATCGCTGTGGTTCATCTTCAGGAAGAGGACAGTGTGTACCAGTGATAGCAGACTCACGGCCCCATGGCCCACAGTACATGCATGATGGCCAAGATGACCGTGAGCAGTGGCCCTTACGCTTCTTCAATCGAACCTGCAGCTGCAATGGTAACTTCTCTAGTTATGACTGTGGGTCTTGCCGACCTGGCTGGAGTGGAGCTGCCTGTAACCAGCAGATCCGCACAG TCAGGAGGAACCTTCTGGACCTGAGTGCAGAGGAAAGGAATAATTTTGTCAATGCCCTACACCAAGCCAAGACTACAATACATCCTGATATTGTCATAGCCACCAGGAGACATGAGGAGATACTGGGACCTGATGGCAACACACCACAATTTGAAAATGTGTCCATTTATAACTACTTTGTGTGGTCCCATTATTACTCTGTCAGAAAGACTTTCCTTGGTGCAGGGCAGCAAAGTTTTGGAGGAGTGGATTTCTCTCATGAAGGACCAGCATTTCTCACTTGGCATAGGTATCATCTACTGCAGCTGGAGAGAGACATGCAG GAGATGCTACAGGATCCCTCTTTTGCCCTTCCCTATTGGAATTTTGCTACTGGTGGAAACACCTGCGATATTTGCACAGATGACTTGATGGGCGCTCGAAGCAATTTTGACATCTCTCTTATAAGTCAGAATTCCATCTTCTCCCAGTGGCGTGTGCTCTGTGAAAACCTAGAAGACTATGATACCTTGGGAACCATTTGTAACA gcacagaaggtggtccaattcGAAGGAATCCTGCTGGAAATGTTGCCCGGCCCATGGTTCAGCGTCTCCCAGAACCACAGGATGTTGCTCTTTGTTTAGAAGTTGGTTTGTTTGACACTCCTCCTTTCTATTCCAATTCAACAGACAGTTTCCGTAATACAGTAGAAG GATACAGCGATCCTTCAGGGAAGTATGATCCGACAGTTCGGAGCCTTCATAATTTGGCTCATCTGTTTTTGAATGGAACAGGGGGACAAACTCATTTATCTCCAAACGACCCTATTTTTGTCTTCTTGCACACGTTTACTGACGCTGTTTTTGATGAATGGCTGAGGAGACATAATCCTG ATATTTCAATATACCCACTGGAGAATGCCCCTATTGGACATAACCGGCAGTATAACATGGTGCCTTTCTGGCCCCCAGTTACCAATAATGAGATGTTTGTTCCTGCACCAGAAAACCTGGGCTACAGTTATGATGTTCAATGGCCAA GCCGGGCTCTGCAGGTCACAGAGTTCATAACTATTGCAATAGTGACTGCATTGATTCTGGTTGCAATTATTTTTGCTGGTGCTACATGTATTGTGCATGCGAGGAAAAACAAGGATGAATTGCATCAGCCTCTTCTCACTGACCAGTATGACCGGTATTCAGATGATTATGATAGCATACCAACCCCAGGCCAGTCTGTGGTTtga